Proteins encoded within one genomic window of Cucumis sativus cultivar 9930 chromosome 3, Cucumber_9930_V3, whole genome shotgun sequence:
- the LOC101206154 gene encoding transcription factor AS1: MKDRQRWQPEEDALLRAYVKQYGPKEWNLISHRMPNPLHRDPKSCLERWKNYLKPGLKKGSLSPEEQSLVISLQAKYGNKWKKIAAEVPGRTPKRLGKWWEVFKEKQLKQLHKANNLTQSSLDPNLPISLAVSSPEKALQGPYDHILETFAEKYVQPKLYPHPNSIPDADPLLSLGSVTSTTSSSTLLPLWMNVNSTSTASSSTCSTTPSPSVSLTLSPSEPGCLESEVNRIGALVQYCKEVEEGRQSWVQHKKEASWRLNRLEQQLESEKARKKREKMEEMEAKIQRLREEERVYLGGIERDYREQLNALRREADCKEAKLVEDWCNKHSKLAKLVEKFGGHGLLGVSKDIVH, from the coding sequence ATGAAGGACCGCCAACGCTGGCAGCCTGAAGAAGACGCCCTTCTCCGAGCTTACGTCAAACAATATGGCCCTAAAGAATGGAATCTCATCTCTCACCGTATGCCCAACCCTCTCCATCGCGACCCTAAATCCTGCCTCGAACGCTGGAAAAATTACCTCAAACCTGGCTTGAAGAAAGGCTCTCTTTCCCCTGAAGAGCAGTCCCTCGTTATCTCTCTTCAGGCCAAGTACGGCAACAAGTGGAAGAAGATTGCCGCCGAGGTCCCCGGCCGTACCCCCAAACGTCTCGGTAAGTGGTGGGAGGTTTTTAAAGAGAAACAGCTTAAACAGTTACACAAGGCCAACAACTTAACACAATCCTCTCTCGACCCCAATCTTCCTATTTCTCTTGCTGTTTCCTCCCCCGAGAAAGCGCTTCAAGGCCCTTACGACCATATTTTGGAGACCTTCGCTGAGAAGTACGTTCAGCCTAAGCTTTATCCTCATCCAAATTCTATCCCTGACGCCGATCCCCTGCTTTCTCTTGGATCGGTTACCTCTACCACCTCCTCTTCcactcttcttcctctctggATGAATGTTAACTCCACCAGCActgcttcttcttccacttGCTCAACTACGCCGTCTCCCTCCGTCAGTTTAACGCTATCTCCATCTGAACCTGGGTGTTTGGAGTCGGAAGTTAACCGGATCGGAGCCTTAGTTCAGTACTGTAAGGAGGTGGAAGAAGGGCGGCAGAGTTGGGTTCAACACAAGAAGGAAGCTAGCTGGAGATTGAATCGATTAGAGCAACAACTGGAATCGGAGAAAGcgaggaagaaaagagagaaaatggaggAGATGGAAGCCAAAATACAGAGGttgagagaagaagaaagggttTATTTAGGAGGAATCGAGAGGGATTACAGAGAACAGTTGAATGCTTTGCGAAGAGAAGCGGATTGTAAAGAGGCGAAGCTTGTGGAAGATTGGTGTAATAAGCATTCGAAATTGGCGAAGCTAGTGGAGAAATTTGGAGGTCATGGGTTGTTGGGTGTTTCCAAGGACATTGTTCATTGA